A single region of the Zootoca vivipara chromosome 2, rZooViv1.1, whole genome shotgun sequence genome encodes:
- the SMURF2 gene encoding E3 ubiquitin-protein ligase SMURF2: MSNQGARRNGPVKLRLTVLCAKNLVKKDFFRLPDPFAKVVVDGSGQCHSTDTVKNTLDPKWNQHYDLYIGKSDSITISVWNHKKIHKKQGAGFLGCVRLLSNAINRLKDTGYQRLDLCKLGPNDNDTVRGQIVVSLQSRDRIGTGGQVVDCSRLFDNDLPDGWEERRTASGRIQYLNHITRTTQWERPTRPASEYSSPGRPLSCFVDENTPLTGINGATCGQASDPRLAERRVRSQRHRNYMSRTHLHTPPDLPEGYEQRTTQQGQVYFLHTQTGVSTWHDPRVPRDLSNINCEELGPLPPGWEIRNTATGRVYFVDHNNRTTQFTDPRLSANLHLVLNRQNQLKDQQQQQQQVVSLCQLPDEAECLTVPRYKRDLVQKLKILRQELSQQQPQAGHCRIEVSREEIFEESYRQVMKMRPKDLWKRLMIKFRGEEGLDYGGVAREWLYLLSHEMLNPYYGLFQYSRDDIYTLQINPDSAVNPEHLSYFHFVGRIMGMAVFHGHYIDGGFTLPFYKQLLGKPITLDDMELVDPDLHNSLVWILENDTTGVLDHTFCVEHNAYGEIIQHELKPNGKSIPVTEESKKEYVRLYVNWRFLRGIEAQFLALQKGFNEVIPQHLLKTFDEKELELIICGLGKIDVNDWKANTRLKHCTPDSNIVKWFWKAVELFDEERRARLLQFVTGSSRVPLQGFKALQGAAGPRLFTIHQIDASTNNLPKAHTCFNRIDIPPYESYEKLYEKLLTAIEETCGFAVE, encoded by the exons TTCTGTGTGCAAAAAACTTGgtgaaaaaagattttttcc GGCTTCCTGATCCATTTGCTAAAGTGGTGGTTGACGGATCTGGCCAGTGCCATTCTACAGATACTGTGAAGAATACCCTTGATCCAAAGTGGAATCAGCATTATGACTT ATACATTGGGAAGTCAGATTCGATAACGATCAGTGTATGGAACCACAAGAAAATTCATAAAAAACAGGGAGCCGGTTTCCTGGGCTGCGTAAGACTTCTTTCCAATGCCATAAACCGCCTTAAAGACACTGGTT ATCAGAGGTTGGATCTGTGCAAACTTGGGCCAAATGACAATGATACCGTTAGGGGACAGATTGTAG tAAGTCTTCAATCCAGAGACCGGATAGGTACTGGAGGGCAAGTTGTGGACTGCAGTAGACTGTTTGACAATGATCTACCTGATGG TTGGGAAGAAAGGAGGACGGCCTCTGGAAGAATTCAGTATTTAAATCATATTACACGAACAACACAGTGGGAGCGACCAACACG GCCAGCATCGGAATATTCAAGTCCAGGTCGACCACTGAGTTGCTTTGTGGATGAGAACACACCGCTTACAGGAATAAATGGTGCGACATGTGGACAGGCATCAGATCCCAGGCTAGCAGAGAGAAGAGTGAGGTCTCAGAGGCACAGGAATTACATGAGCAGGACCCATCTACATACGCCTCCAGATTTACCGGAAGGATATG AGCAAAGGACAACTCAGCAAGGGCAGGTGTATTTCCTACATACTCAGACGGGTGTAAGCACATGGCATGATCCACGTGTACCGAG GGATCTTAGCAACATCAATTGTGAAGAGCTTGGTCCTTTGCCTCCTGGATGGGAGATCCGGAATACAGCAACAGGCAGAGTTTATTTTGTTGACCATAACAACAGAACAACGCAATTCACAGATCCACGGCTATCGGCTAACTTGCACCTGGTTCTAAA TCGTCAGAACCAACTTAAggatcaacagcagcagcagcagcaggtagtATCGCTTTGCCAGCTTCCAGATGAGGCCGAGTGCCTAACTGTGCCAAGGTATAAGCGGGACCTTGTGCAGAAACTCAAGATTCTGAGACAGGAGCTAtcccagcagcagccccaagcTGGACACTGCCGCATAGAAGTCTCCAGGGAAGAAATTTTTGAG GAGTCTTACAGACAAGTCATGAAGATGAGGCCCAAAGACCTGTGGAAGAGATTAATGATAAAATTTCGTGGGGAAGAAGGCCTTGACTATGGAGGAGTTGCCAG gGAATGGCTCTATTTGCTCTCCCATGAAATGCTGAATCCGTATTATGGCCTCTTCCAGTACTCGCGTGATGACATCTATACACTACAGATAAACCCAGATTCTGCTGTTAACCCG GAACACTTATCCTACTTCCATTTTGTTGGACGGATCAtggggatggctgtgtttcatggACATTATATTGATGGGGGCTTCACATTGCCTTTTTACAAGCAGTTGCTAGGAAAGCCAATTACGTTGGATGACATGGAATTGGTTGACCCAGATCTTCACAACAGCTTAGTATGGATACT TGAGAATGATACTACCGGAGTCTTGGATCATACATTTTGTGTGGAACATAATGCGTACGGTGAAATTATACAACATGAACTGAAACCTAATGGCAAAAGCATTCCTGTCACAGAGGAGAGTAAAAAGGAATACGTCAG GCTTTATGTAAACTGGCGATTTTTACGAGGGATTGAAGCTCAGTTTCTGGCTCTGCAGAAGGGATTTAATGAAGTAATCCCACAACATCTGCTGAAGACATTTGATGAGAAGGAGCTAGAG CTCATCATTTGTGGCCTTGGGAAGATAGATGTTAATGACTGGAAGGCCAACACCAGGTTAAAACACTGCACGCCAGACAGCAACATTGTGAAGTGGTTTTGGAAAGCCGTGGAGCTCTTTGATGAAGAAAGGAGAGCCCGATTACTGCAGTTTGTGACTGGGTCATCCAGAGTGCCTCTGCAGGGTTTCAAAGCAttacaag GTGCTGCTGGTCCAAGACTATTCACAATTCACCAGATTGATGCTAGCACAAATAACCTGCCAAAAGCTCACACATG CTTCAATCGAATAGACATTCCTCCTTATGAAAGCTATGAGAAGCTCTATGAAAAGCTGCTAACCGCCATTGAAGAAACATGTGGGTTTGCTGTGGAATGA